One Odontesthes bonariensis isolate fOdoBon6 chromosome 17, fOdoBon6.hap1, whole genome shotgun sequence genomic window carries:
- the hif1aa gene encoding hypoxia inducible factor 1 subunit alpha a yields MDTGIVPEKKRVSSERRKEKSRDAARCRRGKESEVFYELAKLLPLPHSVSSSLDKASIMRLTISYLRMRKLLCTDEPVAEKETELDIQLNSSYLKALEGFLMVLSEDGDMIYLSENINKCLGLAQFDLTGHSVFDFTHPCDQEELREMLIYRTGSKKVKDTNTERSFFLRMKCTLTSRGRTVNVKSATWKVLHCSGYACVYDSPTEEATDGQKQPSVPYLVLICDPIPHPSNIEVPLDTKTFLSRHTMDMKFTYCDERITELMGYDPEDLLNRSVYEYYHALDSDHLTKTHHNLFAKGQVSTGQYRMLAKRGGFVWVETQATVIYNNKNSQPQCVVCVNFVLSGIQEEKLVLSLEQTEDVKPEKVEKAAVESSEPVLQKKKKKEEEEEEEEEKEKSLELDVIKLFTQVVKPQPMVSLYDQLKEEPEALTLLAPAAGDTIISLDFSSPETEIHMLKDVPLYNDVMLPATSDKLALPLSPLPPSEPLSVSNTSSEDETPDSFAPTPSTTLTEHSPAEADSPLDFCFPMDSDMNSDFKLDLVEKLFAIDTESKTPFNTQSMEDLDLEMLAPYIPMDDDFQLRSVTPEEPLSSAAVKSLESSPVRLTQSTRSYPSCSFSAPGSRTASPAPPELVTAPPMVTSTAERAPQLEKDLSLRTLLAQNVQRKRKLSDLKEFIEQGTLPQEQLEMGKKLKASESGTTMTRILVSSDLASRLLGTTLEGTSSLFTLPQITRYDCEVNAPLQGRQYLLQGEELLRALDHIN; encoded by the exons ATGGACACAGGAATTGTACCCGAAAAGAAAAG GGTGAGCTCAGAGCGGAGGAAGGAGAAGTCGAGAGATGCAGCAAGATGCCGTCGTGGGAAGGAGTCCGAGGTGTTCTACGAACTGGCCAAACTGCTGCCCCTCCCCCACAGCGTCAGCTCAAGCCTGGACAAGGCCTCCATCATGAGGCTGACCATCAGTTACCTTCGCATGAGAAAACTACTCTGCACTG ATGAGCCTGTGGCAGAGAAGGAAACGGAGCTCGATATCCAGCTGAACAGCTCCTACCTAAAGGCTTTGGAGGGGTTTCTTATGGTGCTGTCTGAGGACGGAGATATGATCTATCTCTCTGAGAATATCAACAAGTGCCTCGGGCTAGCACAG TTTGACCTGACTGGACACAGCGTGTTTGACTTCACACATCCCTGCGACCAGGAGGAGCTGAGGGAGATGCTGATCTACAGGACAG GTTccaagaaagtcaaggacacaAATACAGAGCGCAGCTTCTTTCTCCGGATGAAATGCACCCTCACAAGCAGGGGCCGCACTGTCAACGTCAAATCAGCTACATGGAAG GTGCTTCACTGCTCAGGTTACGCGTGTGTTTATGACAGTCCAACTGAGGAGGCAACCGACGGGCAGAAGCAGCCATCTGTCCCCTACCTTGTTTTGATCTGTGACCCCATCCCCCACCCCTCCAACATCGAGGTCCCTCTGGATACTAAGACCTTCTTAAGCCGCCACACAATGGACATGAAATTCACATATTGTGATGAAAG GATCACTGAGCTCATGGGTTATGACCCAGAGGACCTTTTGAATCGTTCTGTGTACGAGTACTATCATGCCCTGGACTCGGATCATCTTACCAAGACTCACCACAACC TGTTTGCAAAGGGGCAGGTGAGCACGGGCCAGTACAGGATGCTGGCAAAGAGAGGGGGCTTTGTTTGGGTGGAAACACAGGCCACTGTCATCTACAACAACAAGAACTCCCAGCCACAGTGTGTTGTTTGTGTCAACTTTGTTCTCAG CGGCATCCAGGAAGAGAAACTAGTCTTGTCTCTGGAGCAGACTGAGGATGTGAAACCAGAGAAGGTGGAGAAGGCTGCAGTCGAGAGCAGCGAGCCCGtcctgcagaagaagaagaagaaggaggaggaggaggaggaggaggaggagaaggagaagagtCTAGAGCTGGATGTGATCAAGCTCTTCACACAGGTGGTAAAGCCCCAGCCAATGGTCAGCCTGTACGACCAGCTAAAGGAGGAGCCTGAGGCCCTCACCCTCCTGGCCCCGGCGGCTGGAGACACAATCATCTCCCTGGACTTCAGCAGCCCTG AAACGGAGATCCACATGCTGAAGGATGTCCCTCTCTACAACGATGTCATGCTTCCCGCCACCAGCGACAAGCTGGCGCTGCCTCTGTCCCCTTTGCCACCCAGCGAGCCTCTCAGTGTTTCCAACACCAGCTCTGAGGATGAAACACCCGACAGCTTTGCCCCCACCCCGTCCACTACGCTGACCGAACACAGTCCTGCGGAG GCTGATAGCCCTTTGGACTTTTGTTTCCCCATGGATTCAGATATGAATTCAGATTTCAAACTAGACTTGGTGGAAAAGCTGTTTGCCATCGACACAGAGTCCAAAACCCCCTTCAACACACAG TCAATGGAGGACTTGGATCTGGAGATGTTGGCTCCCTACATCCCCATGGACGATGACTTCCAGCTGCGCAGTGTCACCCCAGAGGAGCCTCTGTCTAGTGCAGCAGTCAAATCTCTGGAGAGCTCCCCGGTCCGCCTCACACAGAGCACCCGCAGCTATCCCAGCTGTTCATTCAGTGCACCAGGCAGTCGCACAGCGTCACCAGCACCACCTGAGTTAGTCACTGCCCCTCCTATGGTCACCAGCACTGCAGAGAG GGCCCCTCAACTGGAGAAAGACCTCTCGCTCAGAACGCTGTTAGCTCAGAACGTACAGCGCAAAAGAAAACTGAGCGACTTAAAGGAGTTTATTGAACAG GGAACTTTGCCCCAGGAGCAACTTGAGATGGGCAAAAAACTGAAGGCATCAGAGTCGGGAACAACCATGACCAGAATTCTAGTGTCTTCAG atTTGGCAAGTCGACTGCTTGGCACCACTTTAGAGGGCACCAGTTCCCTCTTCACCCTGCCGCAGATAACTCGCTACGACTGCGAGGTGAACGCCCCGTTACAGGGTCGTCAGTACCTCCTGCAGGGGGAGGAGTTGCTGCGTGCTCTGGACCACATCAACTGA
- the prkcha gene encoding protein kinase C eta type: MKFNGYLKLRIGEALDLKPTTFSTRHSVIFNKAPPALDPYIVVKVDDYKIGQTHTKQKTNMPTYNEEFCLNVNSGKQIELAVFHDTPIGYDDFVANCTIQFEDLIKTSNTGETFEGWMDLEPEGKVYVNITLTGSFTDDDAMLKEKTYKQFTRKRQGAVKRKIHQVNGHKFMSTFLRQPTFCFHCKEFIWGVFGKQGYQCQVCTCVVHKRCHQLVVTVCPRMKKTTKEPPITQGFSINVPHKFNIHNYKSPTFCDHCGSLLWGIVRQGLHCKICKMDVHIRCKGNVAPNCGVNSVELANKLAEMGLQAGGLSKRNTLVKTSEQRRVSSERRESAITEVQQETPQLGFEDFMFLQVLGKGSFGKVMLARLNGKDRVFAVKVLKKDIILQDDDVECTMTEKRVLSLARCHPYLTQLYCCFQTPDRLFFVMEFVNGGDLMFHIQKSRKFEEARARFYTAEITSALMFLHSKGIIYRDLKLDNVLLDKDGHCKLADFGMCKEGMFEGVATGTFCGTPDYIAPEILQEMLYGPSVDWWALGVLLYEMLSGHAPFEAENEDDLFESILNEEIVYASWLSTEAVDILKAFLTKNPAQRLGCVASEGGESAVTSHVFFTAIDWEKLNRREMEPPFKPRIKTAEDVNNFDPEFTQEEPTLTPIDDPVFPSMNQEEFRNFSFTAPELLEI, encoded by the exons ATGAAGTTTAATGGCTATCTAAAGCTTCGGATCGGTGAGGCGCTGGACCTCAAACCGACAACCTTCTCCACGCGCCACTCCGTCATCTTCAACAAGGCTCCTCCGGCTCTCGACCCCTACATCGTGGTGAAGGTGGACGACTACAAAATCGGACAAACGCACACCAAGCAGAAAACCAACATGCCCACTTACAACGAGGAGTTCTGCCTGAACGTGAACAGCGGCAAGCAGATAGAGCTGGCCGTTTTCCACGACACTCCAATCGGATATGACGACTTTGTGGCCAACTGCACCATCCAGTTCGAGGACCTCATCAAAACCTCCAACACAGGGGAGACCTTTGAGGGATGG aTGGACTTGGAGCCAGAGGGCAAGGTCTATGTCAACATTACACTCACTGGATCTTTCACTGATG ATGACGCCATGTTGAAAGAGAAAACCTACAAGCAGTTTACAAGAAAGCGGCAGGGGGCCGTGAAACGGAAGATCCATCAGGTCAACGGACACAAGTTCATGTCCACTTTCCTCCGTCAGCCCACCTTCTGTTTTCACTGCAAGGAGTTCATCTG GGGTGTTTTTGGAAAGCAGGGTTACCAGTGTCAAG tgtgTACCTGTGTAGTTCATAAACGATGCCACCAGCTGGTCGTCACTGTGTGTCCTCGCATGAAGAAGACGACAAAAGAGCCG CCCATTACCCAGGGCTTCAGCATTAATGTTCCTCATAAGTTCAACATCCACAACTACAAGTCGCCCACCTTCTGTGACCACTGCGGCTCGTTGCTGTGGGGAATTGTCCGACAGGGGCTGCACTGTAAAA TCTGCAAAATGGACGTTCACATCCGCTGCAAAGGCAACGTTGCCCCCAACTGTGGCGTCAACAGTGTGGAACTGGCCAATAAGCTGGCAGAGATGGGTCTTCAGGCCGGGGGGCTTTCCAAACGAAACACATTG GTCAagacttcagagcagaggagGGTGTCTTCTGAGAGGAGGGAGAGCGCAATTACAGAAGTTCAACAGGAGACCCCTCAGCTGGGATTTGAAGACTTCATGTTCCTCCAAGTTCTTGGAAAGGGCAGCTTTGGCAAG GTGATGTTGGCGAGGCTAAATGGCAAAGATCGTGTTTTTGCCGTCAAGGTGTTGAAGAAGGACATCATTTTGCAGGACGATGACGTCGAATGTACCATGACAGAAAAGCGAGTGCTGTCCCTGGCCCGCTGTCACCCGTACCTCACGCAGCTTTACTGCTGCTTCCAGACACCG GACCGTCTCTTCTTCGTGATGGAGTTTGTTAATGGTGGCGACCTCATGTTCCACATCCAGAAGTCCAGGAAGTTTGAAGAGGCCAGAGCGCGTTTCTACACAGCAGAGATCACGTCTGCTCTCATGTTCCTGCACAGCAAAGGCATCATTTACAG GGACCTGAAACTGGACAATGTTCTTCTCGACAAAGACGGTCACTGTAAGCTGGCAGATTTTGGGATGTGCAAGGAGGGCATGTTTGAAGGTGTGGCCACAGGGACTTTCTGTGGGACGCCAGATTACATAGCTCCTGAG ATCCTGCAGGAGATGCTGTACGGCCCCTCTGTTGATTGGTGGGCGCTTGGCGTGCTGCTGTATGAGATGCTGTCCGGACACGCCCCCTTTGAGGCAGAAAACGAAGATGATCTCTTTGAATCCATCCTCAATGAAGAGATTGTTTACGCGTCTTGGCTCAGCACAGAGGCAGTCGACATACTCAAAGCT TTTCTGACCAAGAACCCAGCACAGCGTCTTGGCTGTGTGGCGTCGGAGGGCGGCGAGAGCGCTGTGACCAGCCACGTCTTCTTCACTGCCATAGATTGGGAAAAACTGAATCGTAGAGAAATGGAGCCACCGTTCAAGCCAAGGATT AAAACTGCAGAGGACGTCAACAACTTTGATCCAGAATTTACTCAGGAAGAGCCCACCCTCACTCCCATCGATGACCCTGTGTTCCCTTCCATGAACCAGGAGGAGTTTAGAAACTTTTCCTTCACTGCACCTGAACTGCTTGAAATATAA